From Syntrophorhabdaceae bacterium, one genomic window encodes:
- a CDS encoding electron transfer flavoprotein subunit alpha/FixB family protein: MANDVWVYIEHKYEDVSAMSYELLGIGKKLADDLGSSLCAFVVGENVDNIAQEAFFYGASKVYAVDGPIFKGFRTDAYSKAANFLLDKYKPEVALFRATSQGTDVAASVSARLACGLCTDTIGLAIDGGKVKMTRAAFGGNYTITVVNEKAQPQIATVRPKAFAMPEKDASKSGEIVKEAFALTEDELKTKVVEFVKGEASVNLVEADIIVSGGRGVGKPEGFGVLKELADMLGAALGASRAAVDSGWIPYEHQVGQTGKTVKPKIYIACGISGAIQHLAGMRTSDCIVAINKDPDAPIFKAATFGVVGDYSQVVPKLIEKFKGKLNK; the protein is encoded by the coding sequence ATGGCTAACGATGTATGGGTATATATAGAGCATAAATATGAAGATGTTTCAGCCATGTCCTATGAGCTTCTGGGCATCGGCAAGAAACTGGCGGACGATCTCGGCTCATCTCTTTGCGCCTTTGTGGTTGGCGAGAACGTCGACAACATCGCTCAGGAAGCATTCTTTTACGGCGCATCAAAAGTGTACGCCGTTGATGGCCCGATTTTCAAGGGATTCAGGACCGACGCATATTCCAAGGCGGCAAACTTCCTCCTCGATAAGTACAAACCCGAAGTAGCCCTCTTCAGGGCCACGAGCCAGGGTACCGACGTAGCCGCGTCAGTGTCGGCAAGACTTGCATGCGGCCTCTGCACCGACACGATCGGACTCGCAATAGACGGCGGAAAAGTAAAGATGACGCGCGCAGCCTTCGGCGGCAACTATACGATCACAGTGGTAAACGAGAAGGCCCAGCCCCAGATCGCGACGGTGAGGCCGAAAGCATTCGCCATGCCTGAGAAAGATGCGTCCAAGAGCGGCGAGATCGTGAAAGAAGCCTTCGCCCTGACGGAAGACGAGCTGAAGACGAAGGTCGTGGAATTCGTCAAGGGAGAAGCATCAGTCAACCTCGTCGAGGCAGACATCATCGTGTCCGGCGGCAGAGGCGTAGGCAAACCGGAAGGTTTCGGCGTCCTCAAAGAGCTTGCCGATATGCTCGGCGCAGCCCTCGGCGCTTCCCGTGCCGCAGTCGACTCCGGCTGGATACCTTACGAGCACCAGGTCGGTCAGACGGGCAAGACGGTAAAACCGAAAATCTATATCGCCTGCGGTATCTCCGGCGCAATCCAGCACCTCGCCGGCATGAGGACTTCGGACTGCATCGTGGCTATCAACAAAGACCCCGATGCCCCTATTTTCAAAGCTGCCACTTTCGGCGTAGTGGGCGACTACAGCCAGGTCGTTCCCAAGCTCATCGAGAAATTCAAAGGCAAACTTAACAAGTAA